A window of the Oscillospiraceae bacterium NTUH-002-81 genome harbors these coding sequences:
- a CDS encoding MBL fold metallo-hydrolase has protein sequence MEKISLEDRGIYDVSSARGSQIYLIVGSEKAAVVDAGMAYSAEGTVENIRKILGDRPLDMILLTHSHYDHVSGIPAMEKAWPNVQVYGGAYVKHVFESDKAKSVITELNKDAVAKYQVEDFDGFDADQLVIDHVIAEGDTISLGDHVLQAYDMPGHSRCSMAFLMDETYLFASETTCVTSRYGTFVPNYLISYKESEESIRKCASLPMRYVLVPHSNIYDLEKTSDFWDFCMKEMAGSKDVILRMHWGGASEEEIIQELDRRYRDPDTKKEWPNEAFLINQKSMIKTVLREFGEN, from the coding sequence ATGGAGAAAATCAGTCTTGAAGACAGGGGGATTTACGATGTATCCAGCGCCAGAGGTTCACAGATTTATCTGATCGTGGGCAGTGAGAAGGCTGCGGTGGTGGATGCGGGCATGGCCTACAGTGCAGAGGGAACAGTGGAAAATATCCGGAAAATTTTGGGGGACCGGCCACTGGACATGATCCTTCTGACCCATTCGCATTATGATCATGTGAGTGGTATTCCTGCCATGGAAAAGGCCTGGCCGAATGTACAGGTGTACGGCGGCGCATATGTGAAGCATGTATTTGAAAGTGACAAGGCGAAATCGGTGATCACGGAACTGAATAAGGATGCGGTTGCCAAGTACCAGGTGGAAGATTTTGACGGTTTCGATGCGGATCAGCTGGTGATCGATCATGTGATCGCAGAGGGAGATACCATTTCCCTGGGAGACCATGTGCTGCAGGCGTATGATATGCCGGGACACAGCCGTTGTTCCATGGCATTTTTGATGGATGAGACGTATCTGTTTGCCAGTGAGACGACTTGCGTGACTTCCAGATACGGAACATTTGTTCCCAACTATCTCATCAGTTACAAAGAAAGCGAGGAATCCATCCGTAAATGCGCATCACTTCCCATGCGTTATGTGCTGGTGCCGCATTCAAATATTTATGATCTGGAAAAAACATCGGATTTCTGGGATTTCTGTATGAAGGAAATGGCCGGAAGCAAAGATGTGATTCTGCGTATGCACTGGGGAGGGGCATCGGAGGAAGAGATCATCCAGGAGCTTGACCGGCGGTACCGGGATCCTGACACGAAGAAAGAGTGGCCCAATGAGGCGTTCCTTATCAACCAGAAAAGTATGATCAAAACTGTGCTGCGGGAGTTCGGAGAAAATTGA
- a CDS encoding YicC/YloC family endoribonuclease, with protein sequence MIKSMTGFGRCEIAEGERKFTVEMKSVNHRYLDINIKMPKKLNFFESAIRNFLKTYMERGKVDMFITYEDLTESHMVLKYNEDIAAGYMKYMAQMAEQFDLENDMTVSRLARYPDVFVMEEQTVDEKEIWALLEKALKGACEQFVQTRITEGENLKTDILGKLDDMVSKVDFIEERSPQIVEEYRTKLTDKVQELLTDGTVDESRIATEVTIYADKICTDEETVRLRSHIEHMRSTLLEGGSIGRKLDFIAQEMNREANTTLSKANDIQVSNVAIDLKTEIEKIREQIQNLE encoded by the coding sequence ATGATCAAGAGCATGACGGGCTTTGGAAGATGCGAGATTGCGGAAGGTGAGCGGAAGTTCACGGTAGAGATGAAGTCGGTGAACCACCGGTATCTGGATATCAACATCAAGATGCCCAAGAAGCTGAACTTTTTTGAGTCCGCGATCAGGAATTTCCTGAAGACCTATATGGAGCGCGGTAAGGTAGATATGTTTATCACCTATGAGGATCTGACAGAGAGTCATATGGTGCTTAAATATAATGAAGATATTGCGGCCGGTTACATGAAGTACATGGCGCAGATGGCCGAGCAGTTTGACTTGGAGAACGATATGACGGTGTCCAGACTGGCCAGATACCCGGATGTCTTCGTGATGGAAGAGCAGACGGTGGATGAGAAGGAGATCTGGGCGCTGCTGGAGAAGGCGCTGAAAGGTGCCTGCGAGCAGTTTGTGCAGACCCGCATCACCGAGGGTGAGAACCTGAAGACGGATATTCTGGGCAAGCTGGACGATATGGTTTCCAAGGTGGATTTCATCGAGGAGCGTTCTCCGCAGATCGTGGAGGAGTATCGGACAAAGCTGACGGATAAGGTGCAGGAGCTTTTGACGGACGGCACGGTGGATGAGAGCAGAATTGCCACAGAGGTGACGATTTATGCGGATAAGATCTGTACCGATGAGGAGACCGTGCGTCTGCGCAGCCATATCGAGCATATGCGTTCCACCCTTCTGGAGGGCGGCAGCATCGGCCGGAAGCTGGATTTCATCGCGCAGGAGATGAACCGGGAGGCCAACACCACGCTCTCCAAGGCCAATGATATTCAGGTGTCCAATGTGGCCATTGATCTGAAGACGGAGATCGAGAAGATCCGGGAACAGATCCAGAATCTTGAATAA
- a CDS encoding sigma-70 domain-containing protein: MDEKLKFREALNELVARATADGGRISREELEKRVQEFGFTEEQLDMVGRYLKAMNIEIDGMEAVGGEAFAGSNEENRTDREPADLAGGNDGGEDADMTLLEALSEEDRQVLGDYLESLEDLARDAAMAEHMRLSAQLALSYAGKGIPLEDLIQEGNVGLIMALDTLELREDGISEAEYIREGIRGAMENLLEEEAGLQKSDGQILERINYIGEAIRNLSEELERKVTLEELSAYLDMPEAEIADVLRLTGEDIKTEQEAMEEQEAQAKENGGQGTVGYASVEDFKIF, from the coding sequence ATGGATGAAAAATTAAAGTTTCGGGAAGCGCTGAACGAGCTGGTGGCCCGGGCGACCGCGGACGGCGGCAGGATTTCCAGAGAAGAACTGGAAAAGCGTGTGCAGGAGTTTGGATTTACGGAAGAACAACTGGACATGGTGGGCCGGTATCTGAAAGCGATGAACATTGAGATAGACGGAATGGAAGCCGTTGGCGGTGAGGCGTTTGCCGGATCGAATGAAGAAAACAGGACAGATAGAGAGCCTGCGGATCTGGCAGGAGGAAACGATGGCGGGGAAGATGCAGATATGACGCTGCTGGAAGCCCTGTCGGAAGAGGATCGCCAGGTGCTGGGGGATTATCTGGAATCTCTGGAAGATCTGGCCCGGGACGCAGCGATGGCAGAGCACATGCGGTTAAGCGCCCAGCTGGCTCTTTCCTATGCAGGAAAAGGCATTCCGTTGGAGGATCTGATCCAGGAAGGCAATGTGGGGCTGATCATGGCACTGGACACACTGGAATTAAGGGAAGATGGCATTTCAGAGGCAGAATATATACGGGAAGGGATCCGTGGCGCGATGGAAAACCTGCTGGAGGAAGAGGCAGGGCTGCAGAAATCAGACGGCCAGATTCTGGAGCGGATCAATTATATCGGCGAGGCGATCCGTAACCTTTCCGAGGAGTTGGAGCGGAAGGTAACGCTGGAAGAGCTGTCCGCGTATCTGGACATGCCGGAGGCGGAGATCGCAGACGTTCTGCGGCTGACCGGAGAGGACATCAAGACCGAACAGGAAGCCATGGAAGAGCAGGAGGCGCAGGCGAAGGAGAACGGTGGACAGGGAACCGTCGGCTACGCGTCTGTGGAGGATTTCAAGATTTTTTAG
- a CDS encoding TraX family protein, producing the protein MAERENTGAKIQSGNGGLSVRSGLSGNELKVIAIIAMAADHLAWTLWPGYANKEWWLIALHLFGRLAAPTMWFMIAEGYTHTSNLKKYLQRLFVFAVLSHFAYNFCFGISFVPFRHSFLNQTSVIWALFCAALALYINDDQRRAFPLQSWQKTALLLVLCLLAFPSDWSCFPVLCTLHIYNNRGNLTKQVVGMTAYISMYVIVWCLCIDVVYGLVQFGIILIWPLMARYNGTRGTWKGMKWFFYFFYVGHLVLFGLLRLWLNGNVATIVG; encoded by the coding sequence ATGGCAGAGCGTGAAAATACAGGAGCAAAAATACAAAGTGGAAATGGCGGTTTATCTGTCAGGAGCGGCCTTTCCGGCAATGAGCTGAAGGTCATTGCCATTATTGCCATGGCGGCGGATCATCTGGCGTGGACGCTGTGGCCGGGCTATGCCAACAAGGAATGGTGGCTGATCGCACTTCATCTGTTTGGCCGTCTGGCCGCGCCTACCATGTGGTTCATGATCGCGGAGGGCTATACGCACACCAGCAATCTGAAAAAATATTTGCAGCGGCTGTTTGTATTTGCGGTGCTTTCGCATTTTGCCTATAATTTCTGCTTTGGGATTTCCTTCGTGCCGTTCCGGCACTCTTTTCTGAACCAGACCAGCGTGATCTGGGCACTTTTCTGTGCGGCACTGGCGCTGTACATCAACGATGATCAGCGGAGAGCGTTTCCGTTACAGAGCTGGCAGAAGACCGCGCTCCTTCTTGTGCTCTGTCTGCTGGCCTTTCCGTCGGACTGGTCCTGCTTTCCGGTATTGTGCACGCTGCATATTTACAACAACCGGGGCAATTTAACAAAACAGGTGGTGGGCATGACCGCCTATATCTCCATGTATGTCATCGTCTGGTGCCTGTGCATTGACGTGGTGTACGGCCTGGTACAGTTTGGCATCATTCTCATCTGGCCGTTGATGGCCCGCTACAATGGAACAAGGGGCACCTGGAAGGGCATGAAGTGGTTTTTCTATTTCTTCTACGTGGGTCATCTGGTGCTGTTCGGATTGCTGCGGCTGTGGCTCAACGGCAACGTGGCCACCATCGTTGGCTGA
- a CDS encoding DUF362 domain-containing protein, with translation MKSKVYFTRTITSDKVTELYHKVGKPLSGNVAIKLHSGEPGNQNFLKPEFWKPVIEEVGGTVTECNTAYEGGRNTTEKHLETLKKHGWSQYFDVDLLDAEGPDMELAIPGGKMIKKNFVGKDLANYNALLVLSHFKGHPMGGYGGALKQLSIGIASSYGKAYIHGGGDPAKLWTADHDSFLASMSDAASSVIDYFKGNAVYINVMKNMSVDCDCCAVAEDPCMKDIGILASDDPVAIDQACLDLVFAAKDDPGRDHLIERIESRNGVHTIECAAALGCGSREYELIELD, from the coding sequence ATGAAATCAAAGGTTTATTTTACCAGAACCATCACTTCTGACAAAGTGACCGAATTATATCATAAAGTTGGAAAACCGCTTTCCGGCAATGTGGCCATCAAACTGCACTCCGGCGAGCCGGGCAACCAGAACTTCCTGAAACCGGAATTCTGGAAACCCGTCATTGAAGAGGTAGGCGGCACTGTTACCGAGTGCAACACTGCATATGAAGGCGGCAGAAATACCACCGAGAAGCATCTGGAAACGCTGAAAAAGCATGGCTGGAGCCAGTATTTTGACGTAGATCTGCTGGATGCGGAAGGTCCGGACATGGAGCTTGCTATTCCTGGCGGCAAGATGATCAAGAAGAACTTCGTGGGCAAGGATCTGGCGAACTATAACGCTCTTCTGGTACTCTCCCACTTCAAGGGACATCCCATGGGCGGATACGGCGGCGCACTGAAACAGCTGTCCATCGGCATCGCTTCCTCCTACGGAAAAGCATATATTCACGGCGGGGGCGATCCGGCCAAGCTGTGGACCGCAGACCATGATTCCTTCCTGGCTTCTATGTCTGACGCTGCTTCCTCCGTCATCGACTACTTCAAGGGCAATGCGGTATACATCAACGTAATGAAAAATATGTCCGTGGACTGTGACTGCTGTGCAGTTGCCGAAGATCCGTGCATGAAGGACATCGGTATTCTGGCATCCGACGATCCGGTCGCCATCGACCAGGCCTGCCTGGATCTCGTTTTCGCTGCCAAGGATGACCCGGGCCGCGATCATCTCATCGAGCGGATCGAGTCCCGCAACGGCGTACACACCATCGAGTGTGCTGCTGCACTGGGTTGCGGTTCCAGAGAGTACGAACTCATCGAATTAGATTAA
- a CDS encoding cytidylate kinase-like family protein, translating to MDKFVITISRCCGAGGTTIGKRLAADLGVSFYDKNLLHLASEDSGINEDLFANADEKLKGSLLYKVSRKVYQGELIPPESEDFTTNENLFNYQAKVLKELAASESYVVIGRCADFILKDHPKLIRIFLYAPYEDCVAHEMEKHSISAKEAQWHIDRTDKHRSAFYKYHTGHDWMEMENYDICINTGAVDYEKTVEIIEFYVHSMLGLQ from the coding sequence ATGGATAAATTTGTGATTACGATTTCCAGATGTTGTGGCGCAGGCGGAACGACCATCGGAAAAAGGCTGGCGGCAGACCTGGGGGTAAGCTTTTATGACAAGAACCTGCTGCATCTGGCATCGGAAGACAGCGGGATCAACGAGGATCTGTTTGCCAATGCGGACGAGAAGCTGAAAGGCAGCCTTCTTTATAAGGTGTCCAGAAAGGTTTACCAAGGAGAACTGATCCCTCCGGAGAGTGAGGATTTCACCACCAATGAGAATCTGTTCAACTACCAGGCCAAGGTGCTCAAGGAGCTGGCTGCTTCGGAATCTTATGTGGTCATTGGCCGGTGTGCCGATTTTATCCTGAAGGATCATCCGAAGCTGATCCGTATTTTCCTCTATGCACCCTACGAGGACTGTGTGGCGCATGAGATGGAGAAGCACAGCATCAGTGCCAAGGAGGCCCAGTGGCACATTGACCGGACGGACAAGCACCGCAGCGCATTCTACAAATATCACACCGGACATGACTGGATGGAGATGGAGAACTATGATATCTGCATCAACACCGGCGCGGTGGATTACGAGAAGACTGTGGAGATCATTGAGTTCTACGTGCACAGCATGCTGGGATTACAGTAA
- a CDS encoding DUF370 domain-containing protein, which translates to MSRLLNIGFGNCVNTGKITAVVSPEAAPVKRLVQVAKEDGRIIDATLGRRTKAVLVMDDGHVVLSALQPETLARRFSSDGDYEGKEEEE; encoded by the coding sequence ATGTCCAGACTGTTGAATATTGGTTTTGGAAATTGTGTGAATACAGGAAAGATCACGGCGGTTGTGTCGCCGGAGGCGGCTCCGGTGAAGCGCCTGGTGCAGGTTGCCAAGGAGGATGGGCGAATCATTGATGCAACCCTGGGGCGCAGGACAAAGGCGGTGCTTGTCATGGATGACGGGCACGTGGTACTGTCGGCACTGCAGCCGGAGACCCTAGCAAGACGGTTTTCATCGGATGGAGATTACGAGGGGAAAGAGGAAGAGGAATGA
- a CDS encoding hemolysin family protein, with translation MDSGDAIQLGTIIVLLALSAFFSSAETAYTTINRIRLRTLIEEGNNSAKRVERIIHNPGKMLSAILIGNNIVNLSASSLMTIFSTNVFGSRSVGAATGVLTLLVLIFGEISPKTMASGHAERIALLYSAPVSALIWLLTPVIFIVNVLSRGLMLLLRIDPDKKNGNFTTNELRTIMEVSHEEGVLENEEKVMINNVFDFGDTQAKDIMIPRADMVFANIDDSYDDLLEIFKKEMFTRLPVYENTTDNVIGIINMKDLLLHEGPKEAFHIRNILREAHFTYEYKKISELMLEMKDYSVNFTIVLDEYGSTAGLITFEDLLEEIVGEIRDEYDSAEEELIQQTGPNEYIIEGSMKLDDINDALDLSLHSDDYDSIGGLIIELLDHLPKVGETVTTDNDIRLVVDSLDKNRIEKVHMYLPQENTEEI, from the coding sequence TTGGATTCTGGCGACGCCATACAGTTGGGCACGATTATCGTTCTGCTTGCCCTTTCTGCATTTTTTTCATCGGCTGAAACTGCTTATACAACCATCAACCGCATCCGGCTGCGCACCCTCATTGAGGAAGGCAACAACTCTGCCAAACGGGTGGAACGGATCATCCACAACCCGGGCAAGATGCTGAGCGCGATCCTGATCGGCAACAACATTGTCAACCTTTCCGCATCTTCACTGATGACGATTTTTTCTACGAACGTGTTCGGCAGCCGCTCAGTGGGCGCTGCCACCGGTGTGCTGACACTGCTTGTTCTCATTTTCGGCGAGATCAGCCCCAAGACCATGGCCTCTGGCCATGCGGAGCGGATCGCCCTTTTATACTCCGCTCCTGTCAGTGCCCTGATCTGGCTTCTGACACCGGTGATCTTCATCGTGAATGTGCTTTCCCGGGGGCTGATGCTGCTTCTGCGGATCGACCCGGATAAGAAAAACGGCAACTTCACCACCAATGAGCTGCGTACCATCATGGAAGTCAGCCATGAGGAGGGCGTCCTGGAAAACGAAGAAAAGGTCATGATCAACAACGTGTTTGATTTTGGCGATACCCAGGCCAAGGATATCATGATCCCCCGGGCCGACATGGTATTCGCCAACATCGACGACAGCTATGATGATCTGCTGGAAATTTTCAAGAAAGAAATGTTTACCCGGCTTCCTGTCTATGAAAATACGACGGATAATGTCATCGGTATCATCAATATGAAAGACCTGCTGCTCCACGAAGGGCCGAAGGAAGCTTTTCATATCCGCAATATTTTACGGGAAGCCCATTTTACGTATGAATACAAAAAAATCTCCGAGCTCATGCTGGAGATGAAGGATTACTCTGTGAATTTCACCATTGTTCTGGACGAATACGGATCCACCGCCGGACTGATCACCTTTGAGGATCTGCTGGAGGAGATCGTGGGCGAGATCCGGGATGAATACGACAGCGCCGAGGAGGAGCTCATTCAGCAGACCGGCCCCAACGAGTATATCATTGAAGGTTCCATGAAGCTTGACGATATCAACGACGCACTGGATCTCTCCCTGCACTCCGATGATTATGATTCCATCGGTGGTCTGATCATCGAGCTGCTGGATCACCTGCCAAAGGTCGGGGAAACCGTCACAACAGACAATGACATCCGTCTGGTGGTGGATTCCCTGGACAAGAACCGGATCGAGAAGGTGCATATGTACCTGCCCCAGGAAAATACCGAAGAAATATAA
- a CDS encoding NFACT RNA binding domain-containing protein, giving the protein MALDGFTVASIVRELKHTIENGRISKIAQPENDELLLTVKGSEGQYRLLLSASASLPLAYLTSQNKPSPMTAPNFCMLLRKHIGGGRIVSVTQPGLERIISFEIEHLNDMGDLCRKFLIIELMGKHSNIIFCDDENKILDSIKHVSAQMSSVREVLPGRTYFIPETQHKRNPVQLSREDFMAGVFSRPMPLSKAIYSTLTGFSPCMAEELCFRASLEPTQSALEFGENEQLHLYGVFSRLMEDTENGSFSPCIVYDKDDPVEYAAFHLEQYADMRIVPVESISALLEQYYAEKNTITRIRQKSADLRHLVQTALDRSRKKYDLQLKQLKDTEKRDKYRIYGELLNTYGYSAAPGARSLEALNYYTNEMITIPLDETLTATENAKKYFDRYGKLKRTYEALTTLTQETKDTIDHLESILTALNIALAEEDLVQIREELAESGYIRRKGGQKKVKITSRPFHYLSSDGFHIYVGKNNLQNDTLTFKFASGGDWWFHAKGIPGSHVVVKTEGKPLPDRTFEEAAALAAYYSGARGSEKAEVDYIEKKHVKKPAGARPGFVVYYTNYSMSIGTDISGIQLLEP; this is encoded by the coding sequence ATGGCTTTAGACGGCTTTACAGTCGCGTCCATCGTCCGCGAGTTAAAACATACGATCGAAAACGGAAGGATCAGCAAGATCGCCCAGCCGGAGAACGATGAGCTGCTGCTGACAGTAAAAGGAAGCGAAGGACAATACCGGCTGCTCCTGTCAGCCAGTGCCTCCCTGCCTCTGGCGTATCTTACCTCCCAGAACAAACCCAGCCCCATGACGGCGCCCAATTTCTGCATGCTGCTGCGCAAGCACATCGGCGGCGGCCGCATCGTGTCCGTCACCCAGCCCGGCCTGGAGCGCATCATTTCTTTTGAGATCGAGCACCTGAACGACATGGGCGATCTTTGCCGGAAATTTCTCATCATTGAGCTGATGGGCAAACACAGCAACATCATTTTCTGTGACGATGAAAACAAGATTCTGGACAGTATCAAGCATGTGTCTGCCCAGATGAGCTCCGTCCGGGAGGTATTGCCGGGCCGCACCTATTTCATCCCCGAGACCCAGCACAAACGGAACCCGGTGCAGCTTTCCCGGGAAGACTTTATGGCGGGTGTTTTTTCCCGGCCCATGCCCCTCTCCAAGGCCATCTACTCCACCCTCACCGGTTTCAGCCCGTGCATGGCAGAAGAACTCTGCTTCCGGGCATCCCTGGAGCCCACCCAGTCGGCGCTGGAATTTGGAGAAAATGAGCAGCTGCATTTGTACGGCGTCTTTTCCCGGCTCATGGAAGACACGGAAAACGGCAGCTTCTCCCCCTGCATCGTCTATGACAAGGACGATCCTGTGGAATATGCCGCCTTTCATCTGGAACAGTATGCCGACATGCGCATCGTTCCTGTAGAGAGCATTTCTGCCCTGCTGGAGCAGTATTACGCGGAGAAAAACACGATTACCCGCATCCGGCAGAAATCCGCAGACCTGCGCCATCTGGTGCAGACGGCTCTTGACCGCAGCCGCAAAAAATATGACCTGCAGCTCAAACAGCTGAAAGACACGGAAAAGCGGGACAAGTACCGCATTTACGGAGAACTGCTGAACACCTACGGCTACAGCGCCGCGCCCGGGGCCCGGTCTCTGGAAGCGCTGAATTACTACACCAACGAGATGATCACCATTCCGCTGGACGAAACGCTCACTGCCACGGAAAACGCCAAGAAATATTTTGACCGCTACGGTAAACTGAAACGGACTTACGAGGCACTGACCACCCTGACCCAGGAGACCAAGGACACCATCGACCATCTGGAATCCATCCTCACCGCCCTGAACATTGCGCTGGCAGAGGAAGACCTAGTGCAGATCCGGGAGGAGCTGGCTGAAAGCGGCTACATCCGCCGCAAAGGGGGGCAGAAGAAGGTAAAGATCACCTCCCGCCCGTTCCACTATCTGTCCAGCGATGGTTTCCACATCTATGTAGGAAAAAACAACCTGCAGAACGACACCCTGACATTCAAGTTTGCCTCCGGCGGCGACTGGTGGTTCCACGCCAAAGGCATCCCCGGCTCCCATGTGGTTGTCAAAACCGAGGGCAAACCGCTGCCCGACCGCACCTTCGAGGAAGCCGCTGCGCTGGCCGCTTACTACTCCGGCGCCCGGGGAAGCGAAAAGGCCGAGGTGGATTATATTGAGAAAAAACATGTGAAAAAGCCCGCAGGCGCACGGCCCGGATTCGTCGTGTATTACACCAATTACTCCATGAGTATCGGGACGGATATTTCGGGGATACAGCTTCTGGAACCGTGA
- the gmk gene encoding guanylate kinase — translation MKREGILVVVSGFSGAGKGTVMKELVRRYDCYALSVSATTRGPRAGEVEGIDYFYKTEEQFRAMIEQGELVEYARYVDHFYGTPKAYVEEQLAAGKDVILEIEIQGALKIKKQFPDTLLLFITPPSAQELVRRLTDRGTEDHETILARLQRASEEAEGIDCYDYLVMNDDLDTCVEQTHELIQLQHRRASKNMELINQIRKDLGNLSKGE, via the coding sequence ATGAAACGAGAGGGAATACTCGTCGTTGTTTCGGGATTTTCCGGAGCAGGCAAGGGAACGGTAATGAAGGAACTGGTGCGCAGATATGACTGTTACGCACTGAGTGTTTCTGCAACGACCAGAGGCCCCAGAGCCGGAGAAGTGGAAGGAATCGACTATTTTTATAAAACAGAGGAGCAGTTCCGTGCCATGATCGAGCAAGGGGAGCTGGTGGAATATGCCAGATATGTGGATCATTTTTACGGGACACCGAAGGCATACGTGGAAGAACAGCTGGCTGCCGGGAAGGATGTGATTCTGGAGATCGAGATCCAGGGCGCCCTGAAGATCAAGAAGCAGTTTCCGGATACGCTTCTTCTGTTTATCACACCGCCCAGTGCGCAGGAGCTGGTGCGCAGGCTCACCGACCGCGGTACCGAGGATCATGAGACGATCCTTGCCAGACTGCAGCGTGCCAGTGAAGAGGCAGAGGGCATCGACTGCTACGACTATCTGGTGATGAATGATGATCTGGATACCTGTGTGGAGCAGACCCATGAGCTGATTCAGCTGCAGCACCGCCGGGCATCTAAAAATATGGAACTGATCAATCAGATCCGCAAGGATCTTGGCAATTTATCGAAAGGAGAATAA
- the rpoZ gene encoding DNA-directed RNA polymerase subunit omega, translating to MLHPSYTDLMKVVNAGVEEGETPVVNSRYSIVMATSKRARQIIGGAEPLVDGRGKKPLSIAVEELNKGKVKIMPETPEEEEAEE from the coding sequence ATGCTGCATCCATCTTATACAGACCTGATGAAGGTCGTAAACGCAGGTGTTGAGGAAGGAGAGACCCCGGTTGTCAACAGCCGTTATTCTATCGTGATGGCAACCTCCAAGAGAGCAAGACAGATCATCGGAGGCGCAGAGCCGCTGGTAGACGGAAGAGGCAAGAAGCCGCTTTCCATCGCTGTAGAAGAGCTGAATAAGGGGAAAGTAAAGATTATGCCGGAAACACCGGAAGAGGAAGAAGCAGAGGAATAA